The genomic region CAAACCAAAAACGCTTCTGACGAGGTTTGGTAAGAAAAGTTAAAAGTGCTTCGCGGTTTAAAAGTGACAGTGCTTCGTGGAGTGGTGAAGCACTTGGATTTGTATAAATTTTTCCTAAATGCCTctaataaaagcacttttagcacAATCGCTAATGAATTGAAGTGCTTTCTAGAAATGTATTTCCAAACTGGTCTATGATAGCCTTTGCAACAATGTGGTATTTGTTGGTTTTACCTTATCATAGTTTATCAAAGGATGATTTGGTATCAGTCTGTTAGGGACTAAACTAAAGAGGTTCTATATTCACTTTGGAGAAGGAAATACGTGATGCGAACCATACGATTATAAAGTGGTTGTATATTGCGGATTCTTTGTGTATTTTTACttcggttttgtttttgccttgttgGGGTGTGCGGAATTATAGATCAAAATAGTTGGAATCAGAATTTGGTTGTGTTGAACTTTTCGGACCCATTTTAACAGGGAGTAATTTCTTCTTACAAATGCAGAACTGAAGATTAAGCACAAGGATCATGGCCCCATATACAATCACACGCTTGCCACTATACTAGTGCGGTATGCTTCTACGGTAAGTTTCATCAGATATTTGCTTGTGTCACCATTTATGGGGATTTATTGGAAACATCTAGCCTCACCATTTCTCTTGCAAATCTTTACCATATGCTTTGTTAGTCATGGTATGTTGTAATTGTGACATAGAAAAAGGTTGTTTTTGGGGAGTATTTAAATCTGTCTAGATAAAGTGGAAACCAAACTGTGGGGATTTTCTGGATTATATGTCAAGATTTGAACTATTAGTATGTACCTGCTATAAGGTCCGTCAcaattgaaatcaaatttctGCTTTTGTAGGTATATGTGTCTGATTTGTCGGAGCTGTTTACTTGGACATGCTCGTGCTGTAATGGTTTGATTAAGGTACTGAGACTTATCTGATTAATTTGAAGTTCTTATGCTTGAAAATTGTTGGCCTTATTTCTCCTTTCAATGGGACAGGGATTTGAAATGATAGAGATTATTGTTGACGTCCAGCATTGCTTACAGGTGCGATTTCATAGTTCAGCCTGGTTTTATGTGTTAAGGTTATTTCTTTGCTGCCTCTGTATGACATTGTCAACTTTGTTCAGGCTTTTGTTGGAGTGGCACAAGACCCGAATGCTATTATAATTGCATTTAGGGGGACTCAGGAACACAGGTGCGGGGCTAACGTTCTTATCATTCTCGATTAAAGTTTCTGCTGAATTATTTATTTGAGCCCAAACTATGGCATAGGTGaagggaaaattgaaaaatacaaTGAATAAGTACATGCGTAGCTTTTCctttaaatataattatatgtatCTCTATGGGCAATCTGATTTGCCCTTTTACCAGAATTTGTTGATTAATGGATCTTCTTTATATGTACAGCATACAGAATTGGATTGAAGACTTATTTTGGAAACAACTTGATCTAGATTATCCTGGCATGCCTGATTCAATGGTATTGCAGTAAAGTTTCTCTACTTTGTTGCTTGCTGGAATATATAGTATCAGTTCTCATTCTTTTTCTGTTTTAGGTGCACCATGGGTTTTATAATGCTTACCACAACACAACCATACGTCCTGGAATTCTAAATGCTGTGGAAAGAGCCAAGGAATATTATGGAGATATTGGCATCATAGTTACAGGACATTCAATGGGAGGGGCAATGGCTTCATTTTGTGCTCTTGATCTAAGGGTAATCATAATTAGGCCGGTCTCCATTTTGCATGTTTCATTTTGCAAGATCTGTTTGAGTTTTTCTTGCACCACGATTCATCTTGTTTCTGTCTTCAGTATACCTTATCTTGTCAGAGCCTGACTTACGTGCTATAAAAACTTAGTTATTGCCAATTGCAATTtgactgattttttttcctttgattttaaCTGATCAAGATATGTTAGTATATCAGCAACATTTCTTGAATGGCATAAAAGATTGAACTTATTCCAGAAGGGTATTTGAATTAGTTTAATTGCATTCACTGCTTGCTGAAATTGTAGTCTATTCTGGAATTGTTCTTCAAACCTGTTACATTGGATGTTTTTCCTTGAATTCCCAGGTCAATCAAAAAGAGAAAGATGTTCAGGTTATGACATTTGGACAACCTCGTATCGGTAATGCAGCTTTTGCATCATACTATAGCACACTTGTACCAAACACTATACGAGTAACAAATTCACATGACATGGTGCCTCATTTGCCTCCATACTATACTTATTTTCCTCAGAAGACATACCACCACTTTCCACGAGAGGTATTCCCTTAGCTGACATTGCTGGATGCCTTGACTTTGAAGCCTTTAAGATCTATTAGAAAATAAACCGATTAAGTAGTTTCTTCTAGTAAATCTATTTGTGACCAAATTTTcagtattttatgttttttagccCACATAGGTGGATTAGTTACACATCCACTTTGAAGCCTTTAAGATCAATCAGAAAATAAACTGATTAAGTAGTTTCTTGTAAAATGTCTGTTTGTGGCTaagttttcaatattttatgCTCTTTATATACAACCAATTATTTGTGAATAGCTTAAGATTATGTGAAATATTTGTAATTGATGAGAATATGATATCTCACTTACAATTTCTGGTCATATTTTGAATAGGTGGATGAATATTAATGAATAGGACTCTTGATATACACTTGCACAAGGCACTTGAATCATAACTTCGTATATTTATGACCTTTTTTTTGGAAGTTCCTTTCTCTTCAGACCATTGAGAGTCTTATTCTGATTCTAGGTGTGGCTTTATAACATTGGAGTTGAAAGTCTTGTTTACGAAGTTGAGAAAATCTGTGATGATTCAGGCGAGGACCCAACGTGCAGCAGGTAATCCAGTTTTTTACGTTGTGATATCATTGGTAGTTGTGTCCTCAGTTCCTTTCTTTCATCATGTTCCGACACATAACAGCTCGCTAGTGCAGTCTTCTATGGTtagaatattaataaaataatgaagtCGAAAAGAATAACCTGAttacaaaaatatgatataaGTTTTTGAGACATTTTTGTGCAGGTCAGTGAGTGGGAACAGCATTTCGGACCATTTAGTTTATTATGGCATTGAATTAATGGCCAAGACATGGAGACGGTGTAGAATTGTGATGGGTACTAGTGTAGAAGGGTACAGCAGAACAGATCTAGGAGGAAATTTTGTTTTGTCCAGAGATCCTGCAACTTCTGTTCTCAAGTTGAATGCATCGCCAGATACTGGGGCAAAACCTCTGTAGAGTATCGGTCATGTTTTCCCTTGGAAGAAATCTGAGAGAGGTCAGTTGTAGGTGTATGTCCTGGAAAAGCTGTTTCGTTGTATGCCTAAAAGCTCTTGCTTTTCAGAAGCCATAGCTGATGAATATCGTGGGTTGGGATGGGGCTGCGGATGACTtgtgtatatataaatgtgttCATCTTCATTCTAATTGGGATATGAATGCTGACGTTGTGTTACTTGTGTAAATATAATGTGTTCATCTTCAAACACTTGTGTATCTTTGGGCTCACCGGTAAAACTCAGTTGTCAACTCAGGAAAAATCTTAGGTGCAACCGGGTTTTATCGAAACGAGACCACATTGATGTGGCGCTGCACAATGACACTACATTTCCATATCATTTCCAGTGGGTTTGATCAATTAACCTACCAAGCTGGTACTGTGCTTTAATTTGATTACACTGACACATTGACACTACATCTTCATCCCTTATAACTCGTGTAACCAAGTAAGGTGGTCCAAAATTCAAATGTCATTTCTGGTTCAAGCATAGGAAACCAACATAAAACGCCTTCTCGTCaaattttcttcatcatttttaCTGTAAGacgatattttaaactaatctaatttATATAGTGGCAAATTTCAAGTAGATGCAAGGACACTATAATGTCTTGAAGTTGTTTCTAACGTTGTAAAGTTTCTTTTAACCCTTTGTGCAGTTCCATAATGTTCTTCCCCGACGATACAAGGTCGTTTGACATACTGACAAAGGCTAACTAGTCTAATCCACGTCTACTTAATACATTAACATTGAGTGTTTGAATTTGGTCTATAAAAGCGAAACTGGACAAATTTTGAAACAGAAAGCAATTCCAAGATTTCAACACACAGTACTGCTACATATTCTCTGTCCAAATTACATGTTACATGAATAGCAAGACCAACTTTGTAGGACAGGGGCAGAAAACCAATAAAAAGTAGGTGATTGATCAATTACAAACACAGAATCCAAGTGAGAAGCATTAGCTTTCCTAATTTAATTGCCCTTCGCACTTAGCTTGTCTTCTCATCCTTGGCTGGTGAATCGCCCGCATATTGTTCCTGCACTCGTGTACTTCTAGTTTCAGATTAATTCTTCGCTTCTTCAGCAGGGATTGAAGCTTTAGGTTCGGCGGCTTCAGCCACTTTGGCTTCAACAGTGGTTGTAACTACTGCTTCTGTTTCCTTCACCAAACTCTCCTCCGGTTTCTTTACGGGCTCTTCTGTACCTACACAATAACCAAATTAAATCAGCAGCAATACGTTAGACGgttatcatgcatgcatgcaatctTGCAATGTGATCAACATAGTTTTAcgttaatgttgtaattaaacGATTTAACATTGTGGTTTACAAACCCCTTTTTTGTGGCTCAGCTACTAGAGCTTCTGTTTCTGCAGGCAGATCCAATTCGTTGTCATCCTCTGCAATATCATCATCTACCTTGAAGAAGCTTCCCTTACTTCCATGGCGTGGAGTGTAATAATCTGATGTCCCCGATCGTCCCTCAGAAATAATCCCATCAATTCCCTCCTCATCCAATTTCCTCGACGAAAAGAAACGATTCGGAGAACCATGCGAAATCAATCTCTCCGCCGCCTCGTCATGCTCTTCTTTGTTACCTTTTTCCAATACTTCCTTACCATCATCTTCTCCGTCCTTGTTAGTTACTTTTATGTCTTTCACATTCACATCATCACCCACGGCAGACGCCTCACCACCACCAACGTTATTGGCAACCGCATTGTCCTCCTTGActtcttgttcttgttgttcatgttgttgttgttgttgcaccGTTGAGTTCGCTGCATTGTCATTGTTTTCTAGGACGGTTTCTATGTCCTTGCTCTTCTTGGAAGGATCGGCAACGCTAGATTTCTTGCGGCGGAGGACGGTGTTGCTGGTGGCAACCGCCAACTTTGATTCCCCGCAACccatttttcaatattttgtgtGGTGTGAGGTCTCAAAGATGTAGAGATTGGGCAGAGGAGAGACCGAGACAGAAGAATTAATGCTCGAGCTCCCTTTAATAATAcgaggaagagagagatgtgagaAATGGAAgctttttttgtgtttgattttgttGTCTGTTTGTGTTGGAGCTGTGGTTTGCATGGGTGTAATTTGGTGGCATGCAGGTATGTACGTAGCTTATATAGAACCGTTTTATTCGTTGTGTTTCGAAGGTGGAGATGGATTTTATGTCTTGGCAGCTCATCATTATTAACACGTCAATGTTGCTTGGTGTATTTTACTTGCATATAAGCAAATTCACAttcattttttaacttttcaacaTTTACTAATAATGTATTTTCATCGAataaattcatatatttaaaaattccGTTAGCTAGGTTAGTAATTAGGAAACATTTAGTTTGGCAAAGTTGATGCATGCATTCAAAACTTTTTGTTAGGGTTGGGTTTGGTTCATTCAGCTCAGTTGTTTTCCAAAATCGAAAATCAAACTGAAATTATTGTTCAGTTTGGTCTTCTTTGGGTTTTTTcggtttagttttttttttcagtttggaTTGGTTTTGGTCAGTTTTTTttcgcaatttttttttttttttttttttgaaaacctaTAATTAAACTGGCTTTGCCCAGAAAAAAGAAATCTGGAATGGCAAACCTTAAGCCACGATGGAACGAAGATGGGATAAAAATGAAGAATGGGATATAGAAGATGGACACTCCACAAACATTGGCATTTATCCACCTGAAGAAGGTTAATGTACCTGAAGAGCGAGTGACTGTTTTTCCAAGTAGTGTTTCACCGATTGGATCCCCAAGCTTCCTCTGCTTTATAAAAATTTGCATCTGATTCCACAAGGTGGAAAAATTacagataaaaaataaagatggGATACAAGGAAAAAACCGACTAAATCAAGCAAATCTGAATAATTTCGttcaattttaatataaaagagTGTAATCCTGAATTGAAGCGAACCAAAACATATAACTTAGAGAGCATGAAACACTGGAAACACTGGAAAATTGGTTTCTCCACTGGTTTTAGTTGAAATTGAACCACATCGTACCACTGGAAGTTAGTTGGTTCGGTTGCAGTTTAAAGGTAAAACTTATTCAACCGAACCGTCCCACCTCTAAGTAAAAGGTTTTTGGGATGAGTTGAATTCTGTAATACATGTTTTATATTTCTTAACTGCGTAATATACAGAAGAGCAAATCAACTGGAAAAataggaagaaagaagaagaaaactgaaaaaccaaatgacaaAACAAGATTGTTTGGTAGTTTGAATGCGTTCACGTTAGACCAAAGGTTTAGAATCATAAACTGCAGAGGGAAATACACAATCCAAAACACGCCCAGGATTCACAAGCACACATTTTGGCCAGATACTATACAAGGATATATTTGAAGTGAGACCATGAGAAAATCGCTCTCATCGAAGTCCTATCATGCTTCGGCGTATGACACACATCAGAGGAACGAGCAGTTAAATGTGCGATCGAGGATCTAATGAATAAAAATTCTACGATTACAAATTTTAGTGTGTGTTATACACTCCACATACTTAAAATCCTCTATTACTTCTCACTTCCCTTTTCCGTATGAGAGTTTTTTTGGTGTACTTGAAACACAAAACAGTATACCACGtgttagaataaaactagggaGACACTGAAAATTATACTATTCCTCTAtctgagtaatgctagggagaccatctacttaaaccatattttgtaaaccatgtttcattgttgttgatgattgaattattacttaggAATTAATTatgcttatttcctattagcGACATATTGCATGGTTTGCAAATGTGATCTTAAAAGTTACTTCACCTAACATTATTCTTctctatttatattataacacgtgaCATATCAACTTATATTTCCGAATACAGAAAAATCTCACCTCCACATATTT from Pyrus communis chromosome 4, drPyrComm1.1, whole genome shotgun sequence harbors:
- the LOC137731796 gene encoding probable feruloyl esterase A isoform X1, producing the protein MEKRRWLVFVILTWMFVFSAGRELKIKHKDHGPIYNHTLATILVRYASTVYVSDLSELFTWTCSCCNGLIKGFEMIEIIVDVQHCLQAFVGVAQDPNAIIIAFRGTQEHSIQNWIEDLFWKQLDLDYPGMPDSMVHHGFYNAYHNTTIRPGILNAVERAKEYYGDIGIIVTGHSMGGAMASFCALDLRVNQKEKDVQVMTFGQPRIGNAAFASYYSTLVPNTIRVTNSHDMVPHLPPYYTYFPQKTYHHFPREVWLYNIGVESLVYEVEKICDDSGEDPTCSRSVSGNSISDHLVYYGIELMAKTWRRCRIVMGTSVEGYSRTDLGGNFVLSRDPATSVLKLNASPDTGAKPL
- the LOC137731796 gene encoding lipase-like isoform X2, with protein sequence MEKRRWLVFVILTWMFVFSAGRELKIKHKDHGPIYNHTLATILVRYASTVYVSDLSELFTWTCSCCNGLIKGFEMIEIIVDVQHCLQAFVGVAQDPNAIIIAFRGTQEHSIQNWIEDLFWKQLDLDYPGMPDSMVHHGFYNAYHNTTIRPGILNAVERAKEYYGDIGIIVTGHSMGGAMASFCALDLRVNQKEKDVQVMTFGQPRIGNAAFASYYSTLVPNTIRVTNSHDMVPHLPPYYTYFPQKTYHHFPREVWLYNIGVESLVYEVEKICDDSGEDPTCSR
- the LOC137731797 gene encoding uncharacterized protein, translating into MGCGESKLAVATSNTVLRRKKSSVADPSKKSKDIETVLENNDNAANSTVQQQQQHEQQEQEVKEDNAVANNVGGGEASAVGDDVNVKDIKVTNKDGEDDGKEVLEKGNKEEHDEAAERLISHGSPNRFFSSRKLDEEGIDGIISEGRSGTSDYYTPRHGSKGSFFKVDDDIAEDDNELDLPAETEALVAEPQKRGTEEPVKKPEESLVKETEAVVTTTVEAKVAEAAEPKASIPAEEAKN